A stretch of Sphingomonas sp. JUb134 DNA encodes these proteins:
- the prsK gene encoding XrtA/PEP-CTERM system histidine kinase PrsK, which produces MLPDLILWSHALAALLFGMLAIWAVRSRELPRVIRVSFAAALVLTALWALSVAGIGDAEPPTVVVEGLRNLAWLAVMLAIHRWGGARYLTLPIAYAVVALVVALQVVLQLLATGAKPEAVATGLMRAALLMRALSAAGGLVLLYGLSTGLGRSGLRLAMTAIGALWLIDVNLSALRYLTGDAPGEFQAMRGLALALLAAVIALAFHRSGGRELRVSRTATLHSLSVLGLVGYVLVMIAGNAALASLGGDHARVLQTAFVFGSTAALLTLMSSTWLRAWVRVKLTKHLFQHRYDYRVEWARFTETLGRPQGGAPLAERVVKAIADLTQSPAGMLLIAGEEGLERAAGWNWPMEGATPEPAAALARHLAESGRVLELDAVRSGIAERMDAEAIPAWMLDLADAWVIVPLPHLGQLVGAILVARPPVDRALDWEDFDLLKIAGRQVASYLAEARATEALLEAQRFDEFNRRFAFILHDLKNLVSQLSLVARNAERHADNPEFRADMVATLQESAARMNDLLARLAQRQPAAAGMPRPLDLVALAHGIANARRAQHAVRVEAEEPVRAIADAARLEQLLGHLVQNAVEASAPDMPVMLRVRHAEDMAAIEVIDCGQGMSPAFVRERLFKPFVSSKAGGFGIGAFEASQLAQAMGGRVEVTSREGQGSTFRVLLPRAPQSTMEEAA; this is translated from the coding sequence ATGCTGCCCGACCTCATCCTGTGGAGCCACGCGCTGGCCGCGCTGCTGTTCGGGATGCTGGCGATCTGGGCGGTGCGCAGCCGCGAGTTGCCGCGCGTGATCCGCGTCAGCTTTGCCGCGGCGCTGGTGCTGACGGCGCTCTGGGCCTTGTCGGTCGCCGGCATCGGCGACGCGGAGCCTCCCACGGTGGTGGTGGAAGGACTGCGCAATCTCGCGTGGCTGGCCGTTATGCTGGCGATCCACCGCTGGGGCGGCGCGCGCTACCTGACGCTGCCGATCGCCTACGCGGTCGTGGCGCTGGTGGTCGCGTTGCAGGTGGTCCTGCAACTGCTGGCGACCGGGGCGAAGCCGGAAGCGGTCGCCACCGGGCTGATGCGCGCCGCGCTGCTGATGCGCGCACTGTCGGCAGCCGGGGGGCTGGTGCTGCTCTATGGGTTGAGCACAGGACTCGGCCGGTCGGGACTGCGGCTGGCGATGACCGCGATCGGGGCATTGTGGCTGATCGACGTCAACCTGAGCGCGCTCCGCTATCTGACCGGGGACGCCCCGGGCGAGTTCCAGGCGATGCGTGGCTTGGCACTGGCGCTGCTCGCCGCCGTCATCGCGCTCGCCTTTCATCGCAGCGGCGGGCGCGAGTTGCGGGTGTCCCGCACCGCGACGCTGCACTCGCTCTCCGTTCTGGGCCTGGTGGGCTATGTGCTCGTCATGATCGCGGGCAACGCGGCCCTGGCGAGCCTGGGCGGAGACCATGCACGCGTTCTCCAGACGGCATTCGTCTTCGGGTCGACCGCCGCGCTGCTGACGCTGATGTCGTCAACGTGGCTCCGCGCCTGGGTCCGGGTCAAGCTCACCAAGCACCTGTTCCAGCACCGTTACGACTATCGCGTCGAATGGGCACGCTTCACCGAGACGCTGGGCCGGCCCCAGGGCGGCGCGCCGCTTGCCGAGCGCGTGGTGAAGGCGATCGCCGATCTGACCCAGTCCCCCGCGGGCATGCTGCTGATCGCGGGCGAGGAGGGGCTGGAGCGCGCCGCCGGCTGGAACTGGCCGATGGAGGGGGCGACCCCTGAGCCCGCCGCTGCCCTCGCCCGGCATCTGGCGGAGAGTGGACGGGTGCTGGAGCTCGATGCAGTCCGCTCGGGCATCGCCGAGCGGATGGATGCGGAGGCAATCCCCGCCTGGATGCTGGACCTGGCGGATGCCTGGGTGATCGTGCCGCTGCCGCACCTGGGACAGCTCGTGGGCGCGATTCTGGTGGCGCGGCCGCCGGTCGACCGAGCGCTCGACTGGGAAGACTTCGACCTGCTCAAGATCGCCGGGCGTCAGGTCGCCAGTTATCTGGCCGAGGCGCGCGCGACCGAAGCCCTGCTGGAGGCGCAGCGCTTCGACGAGTTCAACCGGCGCTTCGCCTTCATCCTGCATGACCTGAAGAACCTGGTCAGTCAGCTGAGCCTGGTCGCGCGCAATGCCGAGCGCCATGCCGACAACCCGGAGTTCCGCGCCGACATGGTGGCGACCTTGCAGGAGTCCGCCGCACGGATGAACGACCTGCTCGCGCGGCTTGCGCAGCGGCAGCCGGCGGCGGCGGGCATGCCGAGGCCGCTCGACTTGGTGGCGCTGGCGCATGGGATCGCCAACGCGCGGCGCGCCCAGCATGCGGTGCGCGTGGAGGCCGAGGAACCGGTTCGCGCGATTGCCGATGCGGCGCGGCTGGAACAACTGCTGGGGCATCTGGTCCAGAATGCCGTGGAGGCGAGCGCGCCGGACATGCCGGTGATGCTGCGCGTACGCCATGCCGAGGACATGGCAGCGATCGAGGTCATCGACTGCGGCCAGGGCATGTCGCCGGCATTCGTGCGCGAGCGTCTGTTCAAGCCGTTCGTCTCGTCAAAGGCCGGCGGCTTCGGGATCGGCGCGTTCGAGGCAAGCCAGCTGGCGCAGGCGATGGGCGGACGGGTCGAGGTGACCAGCCGCGAGGGGCAGGGATCGACGTTCCGCGTGCTGCTGCCGCGGGCCCCGCAATCAACCATGGAGGAGGCGGCATGA
- the prsR gene encoding PEP-CTERM-box response regulator transcription factor, giving the protein MSAEMRRLLIVEDDLGLQRQLRWAYEGYAITAVGDRAAALAALRAEEPQVVTLDLGLPPDPDGTSEGFATLEAMLALKPDTKIIVASGHGARESALKAIAMGAFDFYSKPIDIDTLGLIVARAFHVHALEAENRRLAARIEGETALGGMLTAAPEMLKVTRTIERVAPADVSVLLLGASGTGKELLARGLHDASPRAKGAFVAINCAAIPETLLESELFGHEKGAFTGAIKTTAGKIEAAQGGTLFLDEIGDVPLPLQVKLLRFLQERVIERIGGRKPIPVDTRIVCATHQDLDAMVADGRFREDLYYRLAEIVVRIPSLAERPGDAGLLARHFLRRYARQMNAAVTGFAPDALAAIDAWSWPGNVRELENRVKRAVIMADAKQVTAADLDLDHGEAEPINLKAIREEADRRAIRHALARAQGNISGTARLLGISRPTLYDLMKAYDLQP; this is encoded by the coding sequence ATGAGCGCCGAGATGCGACGGCTGCTGATCGTCGAGGACGACCTGGGCCTCCAGCGGCAGCTGCGCTGGGCCTATGAGGGCTATGCGATCACGGCGGTGGGCGACCGTGCGGCGGCACTCGCGGCGCTCCGGGCGGAGGAGCCCCAGGTAGTGACGCTCGACCTGGGGTTGCCGCCGGACCCGGACGGCACCAGCGAGGGCTTCGCCACGCTGGAGGCGATGCTGGCGCTGAAGCCGGACACCAAGATCATCGTCGCATCCGGCCACGGTGCCCGCGAAAGCGCACTGAAGGCGATCGCGATGGGGGCGTTCGATTTCTATTCGAAACCGATCGACATCGACACGCTGGGGCTGATCGTCGCGCGCGCGTTCCACGTCCACGCGCTGGAGGCGGAGAACCGGCGGCTTGCGGCGCGGATCGAGGGCGAGACGGCGCTGGGCGGCATGCTGACCGCCGCCCCGGAAATGCTCAAGGTCACGCGAACCATCGAGCGGGTGGCGCCTGCCGACGTGTCGGTGCTGCTGCTGGGGGCGTCCGGCACCGGCAAGGAACTGCTGGCGCGAGGGCTTCACGACGCGAGCCCGCGCGCAAAGGGCGCGTTCGTCGCCATCAACTGCGCGGCCATCCCGGAGACCCTGCTCGAAAGTGAGCTGTTCGGGCATGAGAAGGGCGCGTTCACCGGCGCGATTAAGACCACCGCGGGCAAGATTGAGGCTGCGCAGGGCGGTACGCTGTTCCTGGACGAGATCGGCGACGTGCCGCTGCCGTTGCAGGTGAAGCTGCTGCGCTTCCTGCAGGAGCGGGTGATCGAGCGGATCGGCGGGCGCAAGCCGATCCCGGTGGACACGCGCATCGTCTGCGCGACCCACCAGGACCTGGACGCGATGGTGGCGGACGGGCGGTTCCGCGAGGACCTCTACTATCGCCTCGCGGAGATCGTGGTGCGGATCCCGTCGCTGGCTGAACGGCCGGGGGACGCCGGGCTGCTCGCGCGGCATTTCCTGCGCCGCTATGCGCGCCAGATGAACGCAGCGGTGACGGGCTTCGCACCCGACGCCTTGGCGGCGATCGACGCCTGGAGTTGGCCCGGCAACGTGCGCGAGCTGGAGAACCGGGTGAAGCGCGCCGTCATCATGGCGGACGCCAAGCAGGTCACCGCCGCCGACCTCGATCTGGACCATGGCGAGGCCGAGCCGATCAACCTGAAGGCGATCCGCGAAGAGGCGGACCGCCGCGCGATCCGCCATGCGCTGGCGCGGGCCCAGGGCAACATCTCCGGCACCGCGCGGCTGCTGGGGATCAGCCGTCCGACGCTCTACGACCTGATGAAGGCCTATGACTTGCAGCCGTGA
- a CDS encoding TIGR03013 family XrtA/PEP-CTERM system glycosyltransferase, whose product MIRLFKHYIPHAVLLLGMLDFALLLVSAELGWIVRAGQIGMVAEPIQTRIPELLSFAAALELAMIAVGVYGAEALQSLRFAAARLIVAIALGAIALAALFFLIPTITFWRSNLLYAMGFAVVLLLMLRILLGRTLGGHVFKRRVVVLGAGPRAARLKALARAPGAAFVVVGYVGMGDAQPVMPEAIGREAINNLAEHVVLLNASEVVLALEERRNALPLKDLLRIKTTGVHVNELSTFLERETGRVDLDSVNPSWLIFSDGFSSGRVFSSMFKRLFDVTVSLLLLVLVLPVLVLAVLAVKLDSRGPAFYRQRRIGLYGLAFDIIKLRSMRVDAEVGGNAVWAEKDDPRITRVGRILRKLRIDELPQCWSVLKGDMSFVGPRPERPQFVDDLEQQLPYYAERHMVKPGITGWAQINYPYGASIEDSRQKLEYDLYYAKNYSPFLDLLILLQTVRVVLWPEGAR is encoded by the coding sequence ATGATCAGGCTGTTCAAGCACTACATACCCCATGCCGTGCTGTTGCTCGGGATGCTGGACTTCGCGCTGTTGCTGGTGTCGGCGGAGCTGGGCTGGATCGTGCGCGCCGGGCAGATCGGCATGGTCGCAGAGCCGATCCAGACGCGCATTCCCGAATTGCTGAGCTTCGCCGCGGCACTGGAACTCGCGATGATCGCGGTCGGCGTCTACGGGGCGGAGGCGCTCCAGTCGCTGCGCTTTGCCGCCGCCCGGCTGATCGTCGCCATCGCGCTGGGCGCGATCGCGCTGGCGGCGCTGTTCTTCCTGATCCCCACGATCACCTTCTGGCGCTCCAACCTGCTCTACGCGATGGGGTTCGCCGTCGTCCTGCTGCTGATGCTCCGGATCCTGCTCGGGCGGACGCTCGGAGGCCACGTCTTCAAGCGGCGCGTGGTAGTGCTGGGCGCCGGCCCCCGTGCCGCGCGGCTGAAGGCACTGGCGCGGGCGCCGGGCGCTGCCTTTGTCGTGGTCGGCTATGTCGGCATGGGGGACGCGCAGCCGGTGATGCCGGAGGCGATCGGACGCGAGGCGATCAACAACCTGGCCGAGCACGTCGTGCTGCTCAACGCGAGCGAAGTGGTGCTTGCCCTGGAGGAACGGCGCAACGCGCTCCCGCTCAAGGACCTGCTGCGGATCAAGACCACCGGCGTCCACGTCAACGAGCTCTCGACCTTTCTGGAGCGCGAAACCGGGCGCGTCGACCTGGACAGCGTGAACCCGTCCTGGCTGATCTTCTCCGACGGATTCTCGTCGGGCCGGGTGTTCTCCAGCATGTTCAAGCGGCTGTTCGACGTGACCGTCAGCCTGCTGCTGCTCGTCCTGGTGCTGCCGGTGCTGGTGCTCGCGGTGCTTGCGGTGAAGCTCGACAGCCGCGGGCCTGCCTTCTACCGCCAGCGCCGGATCGGCCTCTATGGCCTCGCCTTCGACATCATCAAGCTGCGCTCGATGCGGGTGGATGCAGAGGTCGGCGGCAATGCCGTCTGGGCGGAAAAGGATGATCCGCGCATCACGCGCGTCGGCCGCATCCTGCGCAAGCTGCGCATCGACGAGCTGCCCCAGTGCTGGAGCGTGCTGAAGGGCGACATGAGCTTCGTTGGCCCGCGTCCCGAGCGGCCGCAGTTCGTCGACGATTTGGAGCAGCAGCTTCCCTATTATGCCGAACGCCACATGGTGAAGCCCGGCATCACCGGCTGGGCGCAGATCAACTATCCCTATGGGGCCTCGATCGAGGATTCGCGCCAGAAGCTCGAATACGACCTCTACTATGCCAAGAACTACTCGCCGTTCCTGGACCTGCTGATCCTGCTCCAGACGGTGCGGGTGGTGCTCTGGCCCGAGGGCGCGCGCTGA